The proteins below come from a single Cannabis sativa cultivar Pink pepper isolate KNU-18-1 chromosome 3, ASM2916894v1, whole genome shotgun sequence genomic window:
- the LOC115711539 gene encoding flavin-containing monooxygenase FMO GS-OX-like 9: MVLLSTSLSKRVCVVGAGPSGLVAARELRREGHSTVVIEQNHDVGGQWLYDPNVDGVDPMGKDITDGFLEVHSSMYSSLRIMSPREIMGYTDFPFSTKKGRDSRRFPGHTEVYLYLRDFCEWFGLRDMIRFNTRVEYVGMLGNYDQNGVVGKDHSIKWVVRSKENWQKNNNNINNILVEEIFDAVIVASGHYSFPKFPSIKGMDSWKRKQMHSHFYRVPDPFRNEVVVIVGSSLSGQDLSMELVEVAKEVYLSSRSMDITEGFSKVIAKHQNLHLRQQIESIEEDGKVLFVDGSWAIADTIIYCTGYSYTFPFLDTKGIVSLDDERVGPLFEHTFPPSLAPSLSFIGIPKKIIGFPFFESQAKWIAQLLSGKRRLPSWDDMMQSIEEFYRSRELAGIPKPNTHDIADFEYCDRYGDYVGFPHLEEWKKQLCISSLQNYQSNLETYRDSYDQDQELLKEAFQSPHFTQFLADHPQLLAL; the protein is encoded by the exons ATGGTGTTATTATCAACAAGCTTATCGAAGCGGGTGTGCGTGGTAGGGGCAGGCCCATCGGGGCTGGTGGCCGCCAGGGAGCTAAGGAGAGAAGGCCATAGCACGGTGGTGATTGAGCAAAATCACGACGTTGGAGGCCAATGGCTGTATGACCCCAATGTAGATGGAGTTGATCCTATGGGAAAGGACATTACTGATGGTTTCTTAGAGGTTCATTCAAGTATGTACTCTTCTCTAAGGATAATGTCCCCTAGAGAAATCATGGGGTACACTGATTTTCCTTTCTCCACCAAAAAAGGTCGTGACTCTAGGAGATTTCCTGGTCATACAGAGGTTTACTTGTATTTGAGAGACTTTTGTGAGTGGTTTGGGTTGAGGGATATGATAAGGTTCAATACTCGGGTTGAGTATGTTGGGATGCTTGGTAATTACGATCAAAACGGTGTCGTTGGGAAAGATCACTCTATCAAATGGGTTGTCAGGAGTAAAGAAAATTGgcaaaagaataataataatattaataatattttggttGAAGAAATTTTCGATGCTGTGATTGTTGCTAGTGGTCATTACTCTTTTCCCAAGTTTCCTTCTATCAAAG GGATGGATTCATGGAAGAGAAAACAAATGCATAGCCATTTCTACAGGGTTCCTGATCCATTTCGTAATgag GTTGTGGTGATTGTTGGAAGCTCACTAAGTGGGCAAGATTTATCAATGGAGCTTGTGGAAGTGGCTAAGGAAGTGTATCTCAGTTCTAGATCGATGGACATAACTGAGGGCTTCTCAAAAGTCATAGCCAAACATCAGAACTTGCATCTTCGTCAACAG ATAGAGTCCATTGAAGAAGATGGCAAGGTCTTATTTGTAGATGGCTCTTGGGCCATAGCTGACACAATCATATACTGCACAgg ATATTCCTACACATTCCCATTTCTTGACACCAAAGGAATAGTTAGTTTGGATGATGAGAGAGTGGGTCCTCTTTTTGAGCATACCTTCCCTCCCTCACTTGCTCCTTCTCTCTCCTTTATAGGCATTCCTAAAAAG ATAATTGGTTTTCCTTTCTTTGAATCTCAAGCGAAATGGATAGCACAACTGTTGTCTGGAAAAAGAAGATTGCCATCATGGGATGATATGATGCAATCCATCGAGGAATTTTATCGCTCAAGGGAACTTGCTGGTATTCCAAAGCCAAATACTCATGATATTGCAGATTTTGAG TATTGTGACAGATATGGAGACTATGTTGGATTTCCACACTTAGAAGAATGGAAAAAACAGCTATGCATATCATCCTTACAAAATTATCAATCCAACTTAGAGACTTACAGGGATTCATATGATCAAGATCAAGAGCTGCTTAAGGAGGCTTTTCAAAGTCCACATTTCACTCAGTTTCTTGCAGATCACCCTCAACTTCTTGCTCTCTGA